Part of the Gammaproteobacteria bacterium genome, ATCAGGGATACGACCTGGAACACGATCCGTCGGCCGGTGATGTCCACCATCAGCCCACTGCCAAAATTTGCGACCAGTGAACTTAAATGAAAAATCGAAACCAGGAGACCGGCGTCGGTATACGACAGGCCAATATCCTTGGCAATAAACGGCAGCAGAAGATAGAAAAAGGCAGCGATCCAATGGGTAGTACCGTGTCCCAGTCCAACCAGGAACGCCGGACCCTGTTTTGTCCAGGGAACACCCGTGAGCCGTCCTACAGATTCCAGCACTAGTTTGTTTCTCCTAAATCGATCAAGATACCTTAACCTCTGATCTACCAGCTTGTACAGGATTGTGCTGCGACCAAAATGAGTTCAAAGTGACACGGCTTTTAGGGCACAATATTTGATCGGCTGATCAACTGTAGCCCGGGCACTCTGTGAAAAACAGATCGGCCTGGGGGGGTAATATGACTAACAGACACCAACAGCTGCCACTTTCTCGGTTTACTGTGCTGGATTTGACTCGGGTCAGGTCCGGACCCACCGCAGTACGGCAGCTTGCCGACTGGGGTGCAAACGTCATTAAGATCGAATCTCCGGCTCATATGAATGCTGAAGGGGGTATGGGTGGCGCGCGCCATGGACCGGATTTTCAGAATATTCATCGAAACAAGCGTAGTCTGACATTAAATCTGAAGCATGCCGAGGGCACGAATGTGCTGATGCGCATGGTTGATCAAGCCGATGTCGTGGTCGAGAATTTCCGGCCCGATGTTAAGCATCGACTGGGAATCGATTATGAATCGTTGGCCAAGCGCAATCCACGCATTATTCTGGCCAGTGTATCTGGGTTTGGACAATCCGGCCCTTATTCAAACAGACCTGGTTTTGATCAGGTGGCCCAGGGCATGGGTGGGCTGATGTCAATCACTGGGCTTCCCGGTCAGGGGCCCGTACGCGTGGGTGTGCCCATTGCTGATCTGACAGCGGGAATGTACGCCGCTATTGGTATACTTATCGCGCTCCTTCAGCGCGAGGAAACTGGCAAGGGTCAGTGGGTCCACACTTCCCTGTTGGAGGCGCAAATCGCGATGCTGGATTTTCAGGCTGCACGTTGGCTGATCGGCGGCGAGGTGCCGCCTCAGGCGGGCAATAATCACCCCACCAGTACGCCCACGGGTGTTTTTGCAACAGCCGATGGTTATATCAATATTGCCAGTGCTGGTGAAACTATGTGGGAGCGTTTGTGTGGTGTATTGCAAGCTGATGACCTGTTTGATAATCCGAATTACGTAACCGAGCAGTCCAGGCATAAGCACAGAGATGCACTGAATGAGGATCTTGCCGTCTATCTGCAGTATCGAACCAGCCAGGAATGGATTGACGCCTTGAACGATGCGGGCGTACCCAGTGGTCCAATCTACGACATCGATGAAATGTTTGCAGACCCGCAGGTCGAACATGTTGGAGTGGCCAAGCCAGTCCAGCATCCACAACTGGGGGAGATCCGGGTTTTGAAGAATGCGATCAATCTCAGCAGCACACCGGATGTCGATTACCGACCAACCCCTGAACGCGGGGAACATACCGACACAGTATTAGCGGAATTCGGTTACAGCGCAGAGGAGATAGAACGGTTCAGGACTGCAGGTGTTGTTTGATTTTGGAGACTAGCCAACACGCTTTCTGATCAGGTAACGTTGGCTCCCTTCAAAGATCAGAACATCGCTCTGGTTATGGATCGTAGCGCGCAGCGTGATGATGCCGGTTGTATTTTGTTCTTTGAGTTCAACGATCTCTAGCATGGGGTAGAGGGTGTTGCCTCGATAGACCGGATGCAGAAACCTGCCGCTCGCCTCGGTCATCCCTAACAGGGAATCAGCCACCTGGCTGGGAAACGTACCGGCACCTCGGGTTCAATTTCCGGTTTTTGATTTGTGGAATAGTTGTTTATGGGGCTCCTGCTGGTCAGTTGGAACGGGCAATGATGACAATGGCCGGTACGATCAGCACGATGGCGATCACAATTCTCGAGGTGAAGCGCTCTTTGCGAAAAATAAAATAGCCAAGTAGAAAGCTGATGACAGGTGATACAGACACAACCGGTACCACAGTGATGACTTGACCTATCTGGAGTGCCGTGTTCAGAGACCACAGCGAAATACCATTGATTATTCCTCCAATCAGGAACCAGGCCATGCCGGGTGACCACCGGACAGAGGGGATGATGCGTGCATGTTGGACTGATGCGACGATCAGGCCCACCAGAAGCGAGACACTGTAGCCGACAAGCCCGGCGAACAGCGGTTCCGGTACAACATCTAAACCCAGTTTGGTCACTGCATGTGCAAGCGCGCGCAGGATGGCCGCCCCCAGTGGCAGCGACAGAGCCCACAGTGGCCACATCGACGTCGTGTTTCCACGATAGGTCAGGATTACAACGCCGGTTACGATGGCGAAGGTTCCACCCATCAGGGATGCCGTCATTGATTCTTCGAGCAGGGCAATCGCAAACAATGCACTAAACAGTGGCGCTATAGAGGCGAGGGTGGTTGACAGAGTCGGGCCCAGAAACCGAATCCCGGCCATCGCAAAATTTGCAGAGAGAAAAGGACGAAACAGTCCGATCGTGGCGAACAGCGCAGCCCCGGTTGTGAACCAGTACCACGTCTCAAGGAACCACGGCGACAGCATCCAATAGAGGGCGGCCGATGAACAAATAGAGATTAATGTGCCTCGTCGGCTGTCAATGTGTCTGAGACCCAGATTATGGAGTTGT contains:
- a CDS encoding CoA transferase; its protein translation is MTNRHQQLPLSRFTVLDLTRVRSGPTAVRQLADWGANVIKIESPAHMNAEGGMGGARHGPDFQNIHRNKRSLTLNLKHAEGTNVLMRMVDQADVVVENFRPDVKHRLGIDYESLAKRNPRIILASVSGFGQSGPYSNRPGFDQVAQGMGGLMSITGLPGQGPVRVGVPIADLTAGMYAAIGILIALLQREETGKGQWVHTSLLEAQIAMLDFQAARWLIGGEVPPQAGNNHPTSTPTGVFATADGYINIASAGETMWERLCGVLQADDLFDNPNYVTEQSRHKHRDALNEDLAVYLQYRTSQEWIDALNDAGVPSGPIYDIDEMFADPQVEHVGVAKPVQHPQLGEIRVLKNAINLSSTPDVDYRPTPERGEHTDTVLAEFGYSAEEIERFRTAGVV
- a CDS encoding DMT family transporter, yielding MTSPVALALCSAFLFAVAVQLHNLGLRHIDSRRGTLISICSSAALYWMLSPWFLETWYWFTTGAALFATIGLFRPFLSANFAMAGIRFLGPTLSTTLASIAPLFSALFAIALLEESMTASLMGGTFAIVTGVVILTYRGNTTSMWPLWALSLPLGAAILRALAHAVTKLGLDVVPEPLFAGLVGYSVSLLVGLIVASVQHARIIPSVRWSPGMAWFLIGGIINGISLWSLNTALQIGQVITVVPVVSVSPVISFLLGYFIFRKERFTSRIVIAIVLIVPAIVIIARSN